One window of the Pseudomonas sihuiensis genome contains the following:
- the serS gene encoding serine--tRNA ligase, translating to MLDSKLVRTQLTEIAERLATRGFALDVARFEALESQRKSVQVRTEQLQAERNSRSKSIGQAKARGEDIAPLLAEVDQMGSELEAGKRELDAIQNELDNLLLNIPNLPHESVPVGADEDGNVEVARWGTPRSFDFEIKDHVALGEQHGWLDFETAAKLSGARFALLRGPIARLHRALAQFMINLHTGEHGYEEAYTPYLVQAPALQGTGQLPKFEEDLFKIRREDQADLYLIPTAEVSLTNIVAGEILDAKQLPLKFVAHTPCFRSEAGASGRDTRGMIRQHQFDKVEMVQIVEPSKSFEALEGMTANAERVLQLLELPYRKLALCTGDMGFSAVKTYDLEVWVPSQDKYREISSCSNCGDFQARRMQARYRNPETGKPELLHTLNGSGLAVGRTLVAVLENYQQADGSIRVPEVLKPYMGGIEVIG from the coding sequence ATGCTCGATTCCAAACTTGTCCGCACGCAACTCACCGAAATCGCCGAGCGCCTCGCCACCCGTGGCTTCGCCCTTGACGTCGCCCGCTTCGAGGCCCTGGAGAGTCAGCGCAAGTCGGTGCAGGTGCGCACCGAGCAACTGCAGGCCGAGCGCAACAGCCGTTCCAAGTCCATCGGCCAGGCCAAGGCGCGTGGCGAAGACATCGCGCCGCTGCTGGCGGAAGTCGATCAGATGGGCAGCGAGCTGGAAGCCGGCAAGCGTGAGCTGGATGCGATCCAGAACGAGCTGGACAACCTGCTGCTGAACATTCCCAACCTGCCGCACGAGTCTGTGCCGGTTGGCGCCGATGAAGACGGCAACGTCGAGGTGGCGCGTTGGGGCACCCCGCGCAGCTTCGATTTCGAGATCAAGGATCACGTCGCCCTCGGCGAGCAGCACGGCTGGCTGGACTTCGAGACCGCTGCCAAGCTGTCCGGCGCGCGTTTCGCCCTGCTGCGCGGCCCCATTGCGCGCCTGCATCGCGCCCTGGCGCAGTTCATGATCAACCTGCACACCGGCGAGCACGGCTACGAAGAGGCCTACACCCCGTATCTGGTGCAGGCTCCGGCGCTGCAGGGCACCGGCCAGCTGCCGAAGTTCGAGGAAGACCTGTTCAAGATCCGTCGTGAAGACCAGGCCGATCTGTACCTGATCCCGACTGCCGAAGTCTCGCTGACCAATATCGTCGCCGGTGAAATTCTCGATGCCAAGCAGCTGCCGCTGAAGTTCGTCGCCCATACCCCGTGCTTCCGCAGTGAGGCGGGCGCTTCCGGTCGTGATACCCGTGGGATGATCCGTCAGCACCAGTTCGACAAGGTCGAGATGGTGCAGATCGTCGAGCCATCCAAGTCCTTCGAGGCGCTGGAAGGCATGACCGCAAACGCTGAACGCGTGCTGCAACTGCTGGAGCTGCCGTATCGCAAGCTGGCTCTGTGCACTGGTGACATGGGCTTCTCCGCAGTGAAGACTTACGACCTGGAAGTCTGGGTGCCGAGCCAGGACAAGTACCGTGAGATTTCTTCCTGCTCCAACTGCGGCGACTTCCAGGCGCGCCGCATGCAGGCGCGCTACCGCAACCCGGAAACCGGCAAGCCGGAGCTGCTGCACACGCTCAACGGCTCCGGCCTGGCGGTCGGCCGTACCCTGGTGGCGGTACTGGAGAATTACCAGCAGGCCGACGGCAGCATTCGTGTGCCCGAGGTTCTGAAACCCTATATGGGCGGCATTGAAGTGATCGGCTGA
- the cysG gene encoding siroheme synthase CysG: MQFLPLFHKLQDRLVLVIGGGEVALRKARLLSDAGAVLHVVAPEIRSELQELAGPGGIFLRGYASSDLQGVALVIAATDDVPLNAQISAEAQALGIPVNVVDAPALCSVIFPAIVDRSPLIVAVSSGGDAPVLARLIRAKIETWIPATYGQLANLGKRFRERVKQLFPDVQQRRVFWEDVFQGQIAESVFAGKPEEGERLLEERLAGAAPRALGEVYLVGAGPGDPDLLTFRALRLMQQADVVLYDRLVAPAIIELCRRDAERIYVGKRRADHAVPQEQINQLLIDLARQGKRVLRLKGGDPFIFGRGGEEIEQLAAEDIPFQVVPGITAASGCAAYAGIPLTHRDHAQSVRFVTGHLKDGSSNLPWKDLVAPGQTLVFYMGLVGLPGICEQLIAHGRSGATPAALVQQGTTQSQRVFTGTLETLPQLVAEHEVHAPTLVIVGEVVTLRDKLAWFEGAQNRI; encoded by the coding sequence ATGCAATTCCTTCCGCTGTTCCACAAGCTGCAGGATCGCCTGGTACTGGTGATTGGCGGTGGTGAGGTCGCGCTGCGCAAAGCGCGCCTGCTAAGCGACGCTGGTGCTGTTTTGCATGTGGTCGCTCCGGAGATTCGTAGCGAGTTGCAGGAGCTGGCCGGTCCTGGCGGCATCTTCCTGCGTGGCTACGCGAGCAGCGACTTGCAGGGCGTTGCCCTGGTCATTGCAGCGACCGATGACGTGCCGCTCAATGCGCAGATTTCCGCCGAGGCCCAGGCGTTGGGCATTCCCGTCAACGTGGTGGATGCGCCGGCTCTGTGCAGCGTGATCTTCCCAGCCATCGTCGACCGTTCGCCGCTAATCGTCGCGGTCAGCAGTGGCGGCGATGCGCCGGTATTGGCGCGGCTGATCCGCGCCAAGATCGAAACCTGGATTCCGGCCACCTACGGCCAGTTGGCCAACCTGGGCAAGCGCTTTCGTGAGCGGGTCAAGCAGCTGTTTCCCGACGTGCAGCAACGCCGGGTGTTCTGGGAGGATGTCTTCCAGGGTCAGATCGCCGAGAGCGTGTTTGCCGGCAAGCCGGAGGAGGGTGAGCGCCTGCTGGAGGAGCGTCTGGCCGGTGCAGCGCCACGTGCGCTGGGCGAGGTCTATCTGGTCGGTGCTGGGCCGGGCGATCCCGATCTGCTGACCTTTCGCGCCCTGCGCCTGATGCAGCAAGCCGATGTGGTGCTCTACGACCGCCTGGTGGCTCCCGCCATCATCGAGCTGTGCCGGCGCGATGCCGAGCGCATCTACGTCGGCAAGCGCCGCGCCGATCATGCGGTGCCGCAGGAGCAGATCAACCAGTTGCTGATCGATCTGGCCCGTCAGGGCAAGCGTGTGCTGCGCCTGAAAGGCGGTGATCCGTTCATCTTCGGTCGTGGTGGTGAGGAGATCGAGCAACTGGCGGCGGAAGATATTCCCTTCCAGGTCGTGCCGGGTATCACCGCTGCGTCCGGTTGCGCGGCCTATGCCGGCATTCCGCTGACCCACCGCGATCATGCGCAGTCGGTGCGTTTCGTCACCGGGCATCTCAAGGACGGCAGCAGCAACCTGCCATGGAAAGACCTGGTGGCTCCAGGGCAAACCCTGGTGTTCTACATGGGCTTGGTCGGCCTGCCGGGCATCTGCGAGCAGCTGATTGCTCACGGCCGTTCAGGCGCCACGCCTGCAGCGCTGGTGCAGCAAGGTACCACGCAGAGTCAGCGGGTATTCACCGGTACCCTGGAGACTTTGCCGCAACTGGTGGCCGAGCACGAAGTGCACGCGCCCACGCTGGTGATAGTCGGAGAAGTGGTCACCCTGCGTGACAAGCTGGCCTGGTTCGAAGGCGCCCAGAACCGCATCTGA
- a CDS encoding glutathione S-transferase family protein, with the protein MGLLIDGRWHDQWYNTGNSGRFQRESAQRRNWVTADGSAGPSGDGGFKAEAGRYHLYVSLACPWAHRTLILRKLKGLESLIDVSVVSWLMREQGWTFDRKFGSSGDHLDNLSYMHQRYTADDRHYSGRVTVPVLWDKQTGGIVSNESAEIIRMFNSAFDDLTGNDLDFYPEPLRERIDQLNERIYPAVNNGVYRAGFATTQEAYEEAFDELFAMLDELEALLGRNRYLAGEYLTEADIRLFTTLIRFDAVYHGHFKCNLRRIEVYPNLSNWLRELYQWPGIAETVDFTHIKSHYYASHATINPTGVVPKGPQQDFTRAHDRQRLPGKGVFQH; encoded by the coding sequence ATGGGCTTGTTGATCGATGGACGCTGGCACGACCAGTGGTACAACACCGGCAACAGCGGCCGCTTCCAGCGCGAAAGCGCACAACGCCGCAACTGGGTAACCGCCGACGGCAGCGCCGGGCCAAGTGGTGACGGCGGCTTCAAGGCTGAAGCCGGACGTTATCACCTGTACGTCTCGCTGGCCTGCCCCTGGGCTCACCGCACCCTGATCCTGCGCAAACTCAAAGGCCTCGAATCGCTGATCGATGTATCCGTGGTGAGCTGGCTGATGCGCGAACAGGGCTGGACCTTCGACCGCAAATTCGGCTCCAGCGGCGACCACCTCGACAACCTGAGCTACATGCATCAGCGCTACACGGCCGATGATCGCCACTACAGCGGCCGTGTCACCGTGCCCGTGCTGTGGGACAAGCAGACCGGCGGCATTGTCAGCAACGAGTCGGCGGAAATCATCCGCATGTTCAACAGCGCATTCGATGACCTGACCGGCAACGACCTGGACTTCTACCCCGAGCCGCTACGCGAGCGCATCGACCAGCTCAACGAGCGCATCTACCCGGCGGTGAACAACGGCGTCTACCGCGCCGGCTTCGCCACCACCCAGGAAGCCTACGAAGAAGCCTTCGACGAGCTGTTCGCCATGCTTGATGAGCTGGAAGCACTCCTGGGCAGGAATCGCTATCTGGCCGGTGAATACCTGACCGAGGCCGACATCCGCCTGTTCACCACGCTGATTCGCTTCGATGCCGTCTATCACGGCCACTTCAAATGTAACCTGCGACGCATCGAGGTCTACCCGAACCTGTCCAACTGGCTACGCGAGCTATATCAGTGGCCAGGCATCGCCGAGACGGTGGACTTCACCCACATCAAATCGCACTACTACGCCAGCCACGCCACCATCAACCCGACTGGCGTGGTTCCCAAAGGGCCGCAGCAGGATTTCACCCGCGCACATGATCGCCAGCGCCTGCCGGGTAAAGGTGTGTTTCAGCACTAG
- a CDS encoding glycosyl transferase family protein, which translates to MNLITPAEHPFAQFVRILGKGKRGARGLTREEAREAMGLLLDGKVEDTQLGAFLMLLRHKEESAEELAGFTEAIRPRLAAPDIQVDLDWPSYAGKKRHLPWYLLAAKALAASGVRIFMHGGGAHTAGRLYSEQLLTALDIPCCRDWQSVAKALDQHGLAYSYLGDWMPALQRMIDLRNTLGLRSPIHSLARVINPLGANCGLQSIFHPGYQAVHREASRLLGDPAIVIKGEGGEIEVNPDGACHLYGTLDGENWDEEWPALSAQRHVKPERLDPAVLGAFWRGEHDDPYGRLAVIATMAVALRGLGLAREAAFQQAQQRWDARLQSNQPII; encoded by the coding sequence ATGAACCTGATCACGCCCGCCGAACACCCCTTCGCCCAGTTCGTGCGCATTCTCGGCAAGGGCAAGCGCGGCGCCCGCGGCCTGACCCGCGAGGAGGCCCGCGAAGCCATGGGCCTGCTGCTCGACGGCAAGGTCGAGGACACCCAGCTCGGCGCCTTCCTGATGCTGCTGCGACACAAGGAAGAGAGCGCCGAGGAGCTCGCCGGCTTCACCGAGGCCATCCGCCCACGACTCGCCGCCCCCGACATTCAGGTCGACCTGGACTGGCCTAGCTATGCCGGTAAAAAACGCCACCTGCCCTGGTATCTGCTGGCGGCCAAGGCGCTGGCCGCCAGCGGCGTGCGCATCTTCATGCACGGTGGCGGCGCCCACACCGCCGGGCGCCTGTATAGCGAGCAATTGCTGACAGCGCTGGATATCCCCTGTTGCCGCGACTGGCAGAGCGTGGCAAAGGCGCTCGATCAACATGGCCTGGCCTACAGCTACCTGGGCGACTGGATGCCGGCGCTACAGCGTATGATTGATCTGCGCAACACGCTGGGCCTGCGCTCGCCGATTCACTCCCTGGCGCGCGTTATCAACCCGTTGGGGGCCAACTGCGGGCTGCAAAGTATCTTCCATCCCGGCTACCAGGCCGTGCACCGCGAAGCCAGTCGCCTGCTCGGCGATCCTGCCATCGTGATCAAGGGCGAAGGCGGCGAGATCGAGGTCAACCCGGACGGTGCGTGCCATCTCTACGGCACTCTCGATGGCGAGAACTGGGACGAAGAATGGCCTGCGCTGTCAGCGCAGCGCCATGTCAAACCCGAACGACTCGACCCAGCCGTGCTGGGCGCATTCTGGCGCGGCGAGCACGATGACCCTTACGGTCGTCTGGCAGTGATCGCCACCATGGCCGTCGCATTGCGTGGCCTGGGCTTGGCCCGTGAAGCAGCGTTCCAGCAGGCACAGCAGCGTTGGGATGCGCGCCTTCAATCTAACCAGCCGATCATTTAA
- a CDS encoding TusE/DsrC/DsvC family sulfur relay protein, giving the protein MSTLNVAGREIALDKDGYLVDLQDWSHPVAEALAAAEELQLSDEHWEILELLRAFYAEFQLSPANRPLIKYAALKLGTDKGNSLHLNRLFKGTPAKLAAKLAGLPKPTNCL; this is encoded by the coding sequence ATGAGCACGCTCAACGTCGCCGGACGCGAAATCGCCCTGGACAAGGACGGCTACCTGGTCGACCTGCAGGATTGGTCACACCCCGTAGCCGAGGCGCTGGCCGCAGCGGAAGAGTTGCAGCTGAGTGACGAACACTGGGAAATTCTCGAACTGCTGCGCGCCTTCTACGCCGAGTTTCAGCTATCGCCGGCCAACCGTCCGCTGATCAAGTACGCAGCCCTGAAACTGGGCACGGACAAAGGCAACAGCCTGCACCTCAATCGCCTGTTCAAGGGCACGCCCGCCAAACTCGCCGCCAAGCTCGCCGGCCTGCCGAAACCGACCAATTGCCTATGA
- the tusB gene encoding sulfurtransferase complex subunit TusB, with product MATLHILSHSPFADSRLASCLRLLGTADGLLLSGDAVYALQPGTTNLQALQLMPASVALYALGEDLSARGLQAPERAQVVDYPGFVELCTRYAKVNSWL from the coding sequence ATGGCCACCCTGCACATACTTTCCCATTCGCCGTTCGCCGATAGCCGCCTGGCCAGCTGCCTGCGTCTGTTGGGTACCGCTGATGGTCTGTTGCTCAGCGGCGATGCGGTCTACGCGCTGCAGCCAGGCACAACCAACCTGCAGGCGCTGCAACTGATGCCCGCCAGCGTTGCGCTCTATGCACTGGGCGAAGACCTAAGCGCCCGCGGCCTGCAGGCGCCCGAGCGCGCACAGGTCGTGGACTATCCAGGGTTCGTCGAGCTCTGTACCCGCTACGCCAAGGTCAACAGCTGGCTATGA
- the tusC gene encoding sulfurtransferase complex subunit TusC — protein MSKSLLIISRQAPWSGPGAREALDIALAGGAFDLPIGMLFLDDGVFQLSKAQQPGALQQKDLGANLQALPMFGVEDLYASQRSLDERGLSDAELNLAVERLDDSALTALLDRYDQVITL, from the coding sequence ATGAGCAAGTCTCTGCTGATCATCAGCCGCCAGGCGCCCTGGAGCGGCCCTGGAGCCCGCGAGGCGCTGGATATCGCCCTGGCCGGCGGCGCCTTCGACCTGCCCATCGGCATGCTGTTTCTCGACGATGGCGTGTTCCAGCTAAGCAAAGCGCAGCAGCCTGGTGCGCTACAGCAAAAAGACCTTGGCGCGAACCTACAGGCGCTGCCCATGTTCGGCGTAGAAGATCTGTACGCCAGCCAACGCAGCCTGGACGAGCGCGGCCTGAGCGATGCCGAACTGAATCTGGCGGTAGAGCGACTGGACGACAGCGCACTGACCGCCCTCCTTGATCGTTATGACCAGGTGATCACCCTCTAA
- the tusD gene encoding sulfurtransferase complex subunit TusD produces the protein MKFAIALFAAPHLPASRRALRFAQAALADGHEIVRLFFYQDGVHSAASNVVSPQDELDLPGEWREFVTANGLDAVVCIAAALRRGVLNAEEAQRYARPAANLQAPWELSGLGQLHEAAQQADRLICFGGH, from the coding sequence ATGAAGTTTGCCATTGCCCTGTTCGCCGCTCCTCATCTGCCTGCCTCGCGACGCGCACTGCGTTTTGCCCAGGCGGCGCTGGCGGACGGCCACGAGATCGTTCGCCTGTTCTTCTATCAGGACGGCGTGCACAGCGCCGCCAGCAACGTGGTCAGCCCGCAGGACGAGCTGGATCTGCCCGGCGAGTGGCGCGAGTTCGTCACTGCCAACGGGCTGGACGCGGTGGTGTGTATCGCTGCTGCGCTGCGTCGCGGTGTACTCAACGCCGAAGAGGCGCAGCGCTACGCGCGCCCAGCGGCCAATCTGCAGGCCCCGTGGGAGCTTTCCGGCCTCGGCCAATTGCATGAAGCGGCGCAACAGGCCGACCGACTGATCTGCTTCGGAGGCCACTGA
- a CDS encoding Bax inhibitor-1/YccA family protein, giving the protein MQERDYALNHSQVEQQEVSSVLRNTYGLLAITLAFSGLVAFISQRANVPYPNIFVVLIGFYGLFFLTAKLRNSPWGLLSTLALTGFMGYTLGPILNRYLGMANGAEVISSAFTMTALVFFGLSAYVLTTRKDMSFLSGFITAGFFVLLGAVVASFFFQISGLQLAISAGFVLFSSACILFQTSAIIHGGERNYIMATISLYVSIYNLFVSLLQIFGIMGGDD; this is encoded by the coding sequence ATGCAAGAGCGAGATTATGCACTCAACCATTCTCAGGTTGAGCAACAGGAAGTCAGCAGCGTTCTGCGCAATACCTATGGCCTACTGGCCATCACCCTGGCCTTCAGCGGCCTGGTGGCGTTCATCTCGCAGCGCGCCAACGTTCCTTATCCGAACATCTTCGTCGTACTGATCGGTTTCTACGGCCTGTTCTTCCTCACCGCCAAGCTGCGCAACTCTCCGTGGGGCCTGCTTTCTACCCTCGCACTGACCGGCTTCATGGGTTACACCCTGGGCCCGATCCTCAACCGCTACCTGGGCATGGCCAACGGCGCTGAAGTCATCAGCTCCGCCTTTACCATGACTGCGCTGGTGTTCTTCGGCCTGTCTGCCTACGTGCTGACCACCCGCAAGGACATGAGCTTCCTCAGCGGCTTCATCACTGCCGGCTTCTTCGTTCTGCTGGGCGCCGTGGTTGCCAGCTTCTTCTTCCAGATCAGCGGCCTGCAACTGGCGATCAGTGCCGGCTTCGTGCTGTTCTCCTCGGCCTGCATCCTGTTCCAGACCAGCGCCATCATCCATGGTGGTGAACGCAACTACATCATGGCCACCATCAGCCTGTACGTATCGATCTACAACCTGTTCGTCAGCCTGCTGCAGATCTTCGGCATCATGGGCGGCGACGACTGA
- the gacA gene encoding response regulator transcription factor GacA, producing MIRVLVVDDHDLVRTGITRMLADIDGLQVVGEACTGEEALLKVRELKPDVVLMDVKMPGIGGLEATRKLMRSHPDIKVVAVTVCEEDPFPTRLLQAGAAGYLTKGAALDEMVQAIRLVFAGQRYIDPQIAQQLALKSFQPQNSGSPFDLLSEREIQIALMIANCHKVQNISDKLCLSPKTVNTYRYRIFEKLSITSDVELALLAVRHGMVDAVS from the coding sequence TTGATTAGGGTCCTGGTTGTCGACGATCACGATCTGGTCCGCACGGGCATCACCCGTATGCTGGCCGATATCGACGGTCTGCAAGTCGTGGGCGAAGCCTGCACTGGCGAAGAAGCCCTGCTCAAGGTTCGCGAACTCAAGCCCGACGTCGTCCTGATGGACGTCAAAATGCCTGGTATCGGCGGCCTGGAAGCCACCCGTAAGCTGATGCGTAGCCATCCCGACATCAAGGTTGTCGCCGTTACCGTGTGCGAGGAAGATCCCTTCCCGACGCGCCTGCTGCAGGCGGGCGCCGCTGGTTATCTGACCAAGGGTGCAGCGTTGGATGAGATGGTGCAGGCCATTCGCCTCGTATTCGCCGGCCAGCGCTATATCGACCCGCAAATCGCCCAGCAACTGGCGCTGAAATCCTTCCAGCCGCAGAACAGTGGTTCGCCATTCGACCTGTTGTCCGAGCGCGAAATCCAGATCGCGCTGATGATCGCCAACTGCCACAAGGTGCAGAACATCTCGGACAAGCTGTGCCTGTCGCCGAAGACGGTCAATACCTACCGCTACCGCATCTTCGAGAAGCTCTCCATCACCAGCGATGTCGAGCTGGCTCTGCTCGCGGTGCGCCACGGCATGGTCGACGCCGTCAGCTGA
- the uvrC gene encoding excinuclease ABC subunit UvrC, producing MSAPFDPSAFLATCSGRPGVYRMFDSEARLLYVGKAKNLKKRLSSYFRKTGQAPKTAALVARIAQIETTITANETEALLLEQTLIKEWRPPYNILLRDDKSYPYVFLSDGDFPRLGIHRGAKKAKGRYFGPYPSALAIRESLSLLQKTFLVRQCEDSYYKNRTRPCLQYQIKRCKGPCVGLVSPEEYAEDVRHSVMFLDGRSNALSEELSASMEKASMALEFERAAELRDQISMLRRVQDQQSMEGGTGDVDVVAVMLTPGGACVHLISVRGGRVLGSKNFFPQVAIEEEGGDVLMAFLAQYYLGNAERDLPSELIVNVQHEDFATLIEAIESLRGRSLSISLRVRGTRARWQQLAVTNAEQALAARLANRQHLAERFEALATVLEMDEPPQRMECFDISHSSGEATVASCVVFGPEGPLKSDYRRFNIEGVTAGDDYAAMHQALTRRFSKIKDGEGKLPDVLLVDGGKGQLAMAREVLQELAVPDLILLGVAKGTTRKPGLEVLYLNDAEHEFTLPGNSPALHLIQQIRDESHRFAITGHRARRGKTRRTSTLEEVAGIGPKRRRELLNHFGGLQELSRASAEEIAKAPGISKKLAELIYDTLHSE from the coding sequence ATGTCTGCCCCATTCGATCCGAGTGCCTTCCTGGCGACTTGCAGTGGTCGCCCCGGCGTCTATCGCATGTTCGATAGCGAGGCTCGTCTGCTCTACGTCGGCAAGGCGAAGAACCTCAAGAAGCGGCTCTCCAGTTACTTTCGCAAGACCGGTCAGGCGCCCAAGACGGCCGCGCTGGTCGCACGTATCGCGCAGATCGAAACCACCATCACCGCCAACGAGACCGAGGCACTGCTGCTCGAGCAGACCTTGATCAAGGAATGGCGGCCGCCATACAACATCCTGCTGCGCGACGACAAATCCTACCCTTACGTGTTTCTCTCCGACGGTGACTTTCCACGGCTCGGCATTCACCGGGGGGCGAAGAAGGCCAAGGGGCGCTATTTCGGCCCTTATCCCAGTGCATTGGCGATTCGCGAGAGCCTGAGCCTGCTGCAGAAGACCTTTCTGGTTCGCCAGTGCGAGGACAGTTACTACAAGAACCGCACGCGACCTTGCCTGCAATACCAGATCAAACGCTGCAAAGGTCCCTGCGTCGGCCTGGTCAGTCCGGAGGAGTACGCCGAGGACGTGCGCCACTCGGTGATGTTTCTCGATGGCCGCAGCAATGCACTGAGCGAGGAGCTCTCGGCCAGCATGGAAAAGGCCTCGATGGCCCTGGAGTTCGAGCGCGCCGCTGAGCTGCGTGATCAGATCTCCATGCTGCGCCGCGTGCAGGACCAGCAAAGCATGGAAGGTGGCACCGGCGACGTCGACGTGGTCGCGGTGATGCTCACCCCCGGTGGCGCCTGCGTGCACCTGATCAGTGTGCGTGGCGGGCGCGTGCTGGGTAGCAAGAATTTCTTCCCGCAGGTGGCGATCGAAGAGGAGGGTGGCGACGTGCTGATGGCCTTCCTCGCTCAGTACTACCTGGGTAATGCCGAGCGCGACCTGCCCAGCGAGCTGATCGTCAACGTGCAGCATGAAGATTTCGCCACGCTGATCGAGGCCATCGAGTCGTTACGCGGCCGTAGTCTCAGCATCAGCTTGCGCGTGCGTGGCACGCGAGCCCGTTGGCAACAGCTCGCTGTGACCAACGCCGAACAGGCGCTGGCCGCGCGCCTGGCCAACCGGCAGCATCTGGCCGAGCGTTTCGAGGCGCTGGCTACCGTGCTGGAAATGGACGAGCCGCCGCAGCGCATGGAATGCTTCGATATCAGCCATTCCAGTGGTGAGGCGACGGTCGCCTCCTGCGTGGTATTCGGTCCCGAAGGCCCGCTGAAATCCGATTACCGGCGCTTCAATATCGAGGGCGTGACCGCCGGCGACGACTACGCCGCGATGCACCAGGCGTTGACCCGGCGCTTCAGCAAGATCAAGGATGGCGAAGGCAAGTTGCCCGATGTGCTGCTGGTGGACGGTGGCAAGGGGCAGTTGGCCATGGCGCGCGAGGTACTGCAGGAGCTGGCCGTGCCGGATCTGATTCTGCTTGGTGTGGCCAAGGGCACGACGCGCAAACCTGGCCTCGAAGTACTCTACCTGAACGACGCCGAGCATGAGTTCACCTTGCCCGGCAATTCCCCAGCGCTGCATCTGATCCAGCAGATCCGTGATGAATCGCACCGTTTTGCGATTACCGGGCATCGTGCTCGCCGCGGCAAGACGCGGCGCACCTCGACCCTGGAAGAAGTAGCTGGGATTGGCCCGAAGCGGAGGCGCGAGCTACTCAATCACTTTGGTGGCCTGCAGGAATTGTCCCGTGCCAGCGCCGAAGAAATTGCCAAAGCGCCCGGAATCAGTAAAAAGCTCGCCGAGTTGATTTATGACACTCTGCACAGCGAGTAG
- the pgsA gene encoding CDP-diacylglycerol--glycerol-3-phosphate 3-phosphatidyltransferase, translating into MNIPNLLTVLRVALIPVFILLFYLPFSWSYWAASGVFAIAAVTDWLDGYLARRWEQGTPFGAFLDPVADKLMVAVALVLLAAEHSNLWLTLAAATIIGREIVVSALREWMAELGARAHVAVSNLGKWKTAAQMLALVILLGNPPVFTFWVVLGYILLVVAAVLTLWSMLQYLLAAWPHLSTTSEKK; encoded by the coding sequence ATGAATATCCCCAACTTGCTTACCGTTCTCCGGGTCGCGCTGATCCCGGTCTTTATCCTGTTGTTCTATTTACCGTTCTCCTGGAGCTATTGGGCTGCCAGCGGCGTCTTCGCGATTGCCGCCGTGACCGATTGGCTCGATGGCTACCTGGCCCGCCGCTGGGAGCAGGGCACGCCTTTCGGCGCCTTCCTCGACCCGGTCGCAGACAAGTTGATGGTGGCTGTGGCGTTGGTGCTGCTGGCGGCCGAACACTCCAATCTCTGGCTGACCCTGGCTGCCGCGACCATCATCGGGCGCGAGATAGTCGTCTCAGCGTTGCGTGAATGGATGGCCGAGCTCGGTGCTCGGGCGCATGTCGCGGTGTCCAACCTTGGCAAGTGGAAAACCGCAGCGCAGATGCTGGCGCTGGTCATCCTGCTGGGTAATCCACCGGTGTTCACCTTCTGGGTCGTGCTCGGATATATCTTGCTGGTGGTCGCAGCCGTGCTCACATTGTGGTCGATGCTGCAGTACCTGTTGGCCGCCTGGCCGCACCTCAGCACCACCTCGGAAAAGAAATAA